The Ignavibacteriales bacterium genome has a window encoding:
- a CDS encoding Type 1 glutamine amidotransferase-like domain-containing protein, producing the protein MSKIFFAFVIAVNISINAQGYICAIGGGSEDYNDWSDEPYSWIVQKSDSGKIIIIDVEDATSWLPTYFMSFGADTAYNKTIATTFVANLQSTYDELITAKAIFIRGGDQWDYISTWKGTLVDLAIQFVFNSGGVIAGTSAGAAVLGDVDFSAKNGTVYPDEALGNPFNTYMQFEENFLNLIPNVLFDTHFIERGRHGRLIAMLYNRYFHSTIDLIGAGIDDRTAICISPDGIGEVMGSGAVSIFYKDDLTNYSELRSGYTIENLKSDFLTNGWKYDFINNEISFIPPSAKDVDTTRSWEYPLTDFVLTGTNDIQALVDASHLYYFFNEENSSNIVIISHPGFANSLTPLTDFLVSNSYNFSVLNLTSSNLNDAAEADKINSASCFLFAGDSLNVLSYLNQSGNLVPDAFQNAVNKKIPIFFFGNSGKIAGEKFIGNTDTDLYAGYRGKMTINEGLNIFGEMIFQPQIFESSDYYENRMNAVLWGMMRNRKRIGIYLNTDEYERLNISAKEKSMSGEYSYFPYIIVDARHTTKVDSSTYRASGSIGPRQVVAMNNVRFSITDYHINYLFEQGRFDKLTEVQDNFTATSPSEFILYQNYPNPFNPTTKIRFSIPDVILSLSKDDGNEVTLRQAQRDNWVTLKVYDILGREIATLVNYKMQPGTYEIEFDGSHLSSGVYFYKLTTPEFSETKSMVLLK; encoded by the coding sequence TTGAGCAAAATATTTTTTGCTTTTGTTATTGCGGTTAATATTAGCATCAATGCTCAAGGCTACATTTGTGCAATAGGGGGGGGCAGCGAGGATTATAACGATTGGAGTGATGAGCCGTATAGCTGGATTGTTCAGAAATCCGACAGCGGAAAAATAATTATCATTGATGTTGAAGACGCAACAAGCTGGCTTCCAACATATTTTATGTCATTCGGTGCCGATACTGCTTATAACAAAACTATTGCTACAACTTTTGTTGCAAATCTTCAATCAACTTATGATGAGCTTATAACAGCGAAAGCAATTTTCATACGTGGTGGTGATCAGTGGGATTATATCAGCACATGGAAAGGAACATTAGTTGATTTGGCAATCCAATTTGTTTTTAATAGTGGCGGTGTGATTGCAGGGACTAGTGCAGGTGCTGCAGTTCTTGGTGATGTTGATTTCAGTGCAAAGAATGGAACTGTTTATCCTGATGAAGCTCTGGGAAATCCATTTAATACTTATATGCAGTTTGAGGAAAATTTTTTAAATCTAATTCCAAATGTATTATTTGATACTCATTTTATTGAACGAGGCAGACACGGAAGATTAATAGCGATGCTTTATAACAGATATTTTCATTCAACCATAGATTTAATTGGAGCAGGAATAGATGATAGAACTGCAATTTGTATTTCTCCCGATGGAATTGGCGAAGTTATGGGAAGCGGTGCAGTTTCAATTTTTTATAAAGATGATTTAACTAATTATTCAGAATTGAGGAGTGGTTATACAATTGAAAATCTAAAATCTGATTTTTTAACTAATGGTTGGAAATATGATTTTATAAACAATGAAATTTCATTTATTCCGCCTTCAGCAAAAGATGTAGATACAACTCGTAGCTGGGAATATCCTTTGACAGATTTTGTTCTTACAGGAACCAATGATATTCAGGCGCTGGTAGATGCCAGTCATCTTTATTATTTTTTTAATGAAGAAAATAGCAGCAATATTGTGATTATATCACATCCTGGATTTGCCAACTCTCTTACACCACTTACAGATTTTTTAGTCTCCAACAGTTATAATTTTTCTGTACTGAATTTGACTTCATCGAATCTGAACGATGCTGCAGAAGCGGATAAAATTAATTCTGCCAGTTGCTTTTTATTTGCCGGAGACTCCTTAAATGTCCTTTCATATTTAAACCAAAGCGGTAATCTTGTTCCTGATGCTTTTCAGAATGCGGTTAATAAAAAAATTCCAATTTTCTTTTTTGGTAATTCAGGTAAAATTGCTGGTGAAAAATTTATTGGGAATACTGATACTGATTTGTATGCCGGTTACAGAGGAAAGATGACTATCAACGAAGGATTAAATATTTTTGGAGAAATGATTTTTCAGCCACAAATATTTGAGAGTTCTGACTACTACGAAAACAGAATGAACGCTGTATTATGGGGAATGATGAGAAATAGGAAACGTATTGGAATTTATCTAAACACAGATGAGTATGAAAGATTAAACATATCTGCAAAAGAAAAATCAATGAGCGGCGAATACTCTTACTTTCCATATATAATTGTTGATGCAAGACATACTACCAAAGTGGATTCATCAACTTATCGAGCTAGCGGAAGTATTGGACCACGGCAGGTTGTTGCAATGAATAATGTAAGATTTTCTATTACTGATTATCATATAAATTATTTATTTGAGCAAGGAAGATTTGATAAATTAACTGAAGTTCAAGATAATTTTACAGCGACTTCACCGAGTGAATTTATTTTATATCAGAACTATCCAAATCCATTTAACCCAACAACAAAAATAAGATTCAGTATTCCCGATGTCATCCTGAGCTTGTCGAAGGATGACGGAAACGAAGTCACTCTTCGACAGGCTCAGCGTGACAATTGGGTAACATTAAAAGTTTACGACATTTTAGGTAGAGAAATTGCAACTCTTGTTAACTATAAAATGCAACCCGGCACTTATGAAATTGAATTTGATGGTTCGCATCTTTCAAGCGGCGTTTATTTTTACAAATTAACAACGCCAGAATTTTCAGAAACAAAATCAATGGTACTATTAAAATGA